The genomic stretch CCGATCCCGGAGGACGTCACCGGTGACGAGATCGACAAGGACGTGCGGCAGGAGCTGCAGAGCCTGCCCAAGACGCTCGCGGAGGACGTCGCCAAGAACCTGGTGATGGTCGCGCGGCTCATTGACGAGGACCCCGAGGGCGCCTACGGCTACTCCAAGGTGGCCCTTCGTCTGGCGTCCCGTGTGGCCGCCGTACGCGAGGCCGCCGGGTTCGCCGCGTACGCCAACCAGAAGTACAGCGAGGCCCTCGCCGAGTTCCGGGCCGCGCGGCGGATGACCGGCACCGTGGAGCTGTGGCCGGTGATGGCCGACTGCGAGCGTGGGCTCGGCCGGCCCGAGAAGACACTGGACATGGCCGGCGCCCCGGAGGTGCACAAGCTGGACAAGGCCGGTCAGGTCGAGATGCGGCTCGTCGCGGCCGGTGCCCGGCGTGACATGGGCCAGCTGGACGCCGCAATCGTGACCCTGCAGAGCCCGGAGCTGGCCTCCAACTCGGTCCAGCCGTGGACCGCGCGCCTGCGCTACGCCTACGCCGATGCCCTGCTGGCCGCCGGTCGTGAGGGCGAGGCGCGGGAGTGGTTCGCGAAGGCCGTGGAGGCCGACCGGGACGGCAGCACGGACGCCTCCGACCGGCTCGCCGAGCTGGACGGCGTGGAGTTCGTCGACGCTCTGGACGAGA from Streptomyces roseochromogenus subsp. oscitans DS 12.976 encodes the following:
- a CDS encoding tetratricopeptide repeat protein, with the translated sequence MPIPEDVTGDEIDKDVRQELQSLPKTLAEDVAKNLVMVARLIDEDPEGAYGYSKVALRLASRVAAVREAAGFAAYANQKYSEALAEFRAARRMTGTVELWPVMADCERGLGRPEKTLDMAGAPEVHKLDKAGQVEMRLVAAGARRDMGQLDAAIVTLQSPELASNSVQPWTARLRYAYADALLAAGREGEAREWFAKAVEADRDGSTDASDRLAELDGVEFVDALDESESETEGEPGNASQKDDGDED